In Bradyrhizobium manausense, the sequence CGGCCTTGCCGGCTGGCAATGGCTGTTCCTCGCCGGCGGCCTGCCATGTGTTGCTCTGGGTCTGGTCGTGTTGCTTCGCCTCGATGACGGGATCGAGCAGGCGAAGTGGCTGAGCAACGATGAGCGCCGCATGATCTCGTTTCAGCTGGACCGCCAGAACAGCGGGATCGGCGGCCATTCGGCGTGGCGATCTCTGCTCATGCCCGGTGTGCTGCTGCTTGGCTTCATCTACTTCTTGATCCAGATCGCGTCCTATGGACTGAACTTCTGGGCTCCGGACCTGATCAAGGCGGCTGGAGGAGGCAGTGCAGCCGCCGTCGGCTTCCTGACCGCGGTGCCTTACATCTGCGGGGCCATCAGCATGCTGGTCGTCGGGCGCTTGTCCGATGCCTCAGGCGAGCGTCCTAAATTCGTCGCAGGGCTGATTCTCGCGGCCGCAGTCGGATTCTTCGCCACCGGAGCCTTCGACAGGAACGTCGTCACCCTGGTTGCGGCGCTCGCCATTCTCGGTGGCGGCGTGGTCGCGGCCATTCCGACGTTCTGGACGCTGCCGCCGAAGATCCTCGCCGGCGCGGGCGCGGCGAGCGGGATCGCGCTCATCAACACGCTGGGGCAGGTCGGCGGCATCGTCAGCCCGGTCATGGTCGGCTCGGTCAAGGATGCGACCGGCAGCACCACGCCGGCGCTCTACGTCATCGGCGGCTTGTGCGTGCTCTGTGCAGTGCTGTTGCTGACGGTGCTTCCGCGCGACCTGAAGGCCAGCGACGTGGCGGAACCGCACTAGGCGGGGCCGGTGCCGCGTTTGGCCGAATCCTTGCGCCTCAGATGCAGAGGCCGAGCAGCTTGACGTGGCAATTGGTGGCTTTGGGCTTGCCGGTGGGCGTGACCTCGCGTTTCACGGCCACCAGCGGCTCGCTGTCTTTCTTGCCTTTGCCTTTGCCCGGCTTCAGCTCGTAGTCGCCGGCAATCACCATGGCCCAATAGGTGCGCTTGCCGCTGGCATTCTTCGCGCTCGCGATCCCGACGCGGGAGGCGTTGTGCAGCAGCAGGTTCTTGCGGTGCCCGGAGGAATCGATCCACTGGCCGAGCGTCTTTTCAAAGTTGTCGTAGCCGTAGGCGATGTTCTCGGCGGCGCGGCCGGCGCCTGATGGCGCGACGCGCTTGTTGAACGGGCCGAGCGCATCGTGGCTGAGATCGTCCTTGGCTGCCATCGCGCGGGCCTGGTCCATCGCGATGCGGTCAAGCGTTGTGTCGCGCACGACGCGGCCCTCACCATGCTTCAGGCGGAAGCCGGAGATTTGTTCGGCGGCGGACTCCGCAGCCCCCGCAGGCGCGGCCGCCAGCAGCATCAGGCCCGCAATCAGCAACGTCGCGCGGCGCCTCATGGTCCCCCAGCTCGTCATTGTGCCCCAAGTCAGTGCAATCTCCGGCTTCTCTACCGGCATTGTGGACGCTTCAAGGCGCCGCGCGTACCCTGTTCTCTAACCGGTCGGCAGGTCCGCCTCGAAGTTGAAGCGGTCGCGCAGATTCTTGCGCTGCTCCAGGATGTCCTTCAGGAACGCCCGGTCCTGGTCGTTCTTCATCATCGGCTCGATCAGGTCGAGCTGATTCATGGCGACCAGCTGCAGGATTTCGGTACGCGGCTTGCCGCTGGGATCGCGCGGTAGCGCGTGAACGACCTGGATATGTTCCGGCGGCTTTGGCCCCTTGGCAGCCGTCAGCGCGTTGCGGAGCTGGCTCTCGAGGGCAGCCTGATCGGCCTCGACAAAGGCATAGAGCCCGACGCCGGAACGGCGATCGGCGAACGCGACGATGGCGGTGTCACGCACGGCGGGGTTTTGCCGGATCAGCGCGGCCAGCACCGGTGCATCGTTGACGAGACGGCGGCCGCCGCCCTCGCGGTCGGTGAAATTGAACAGGCCGCGGGTGATGGCGCGATAGACCTTCTTGCCGGTGACCAGCCACAGGCTCGCGGCGAAGGATTTCTTCGCCAGGATCTTTCGCTCGCGCGGCGTCAGCGCTTCGGGCGCATAGGACCGCTTGTGCTTGAGCAGATGCCGGAGGTCTTCATAGGCGAGGATTCGATAGAGCCGGCCGCGTCGGTTGAAGCAGGCCGCAAGCTGGAAGTCGGTGACGTAGGCGCGGCCATCACGACCAACGAGCCAGTTCTGCTCCTTGGCGAGATCGTTGTGGCAGATGCCGGCGCGACGCAGCCGGCGCAGCGCCGCCTTGGCCGAACGGAAATAGGCGAGGTCGCCATGCGGCTTTGCCAGATGTAGCGCGACGCCATCGACGAAACCGCGCACCAGCGCGCGGCGGCCGGCCCACAGCAGCTCGGGGCCGACGTTGAGACCTTTGGCGAGCGCCAGCGCGTGCTTCTCGCGTGCGAACAGATGGCGCGCCAGCAGGAACGACCACCACGGCACTTCGTCGAGCCGGCGCAGCACGGCATCGACCTCAACTGTGTCATGCTTGAAGCGGCCGCGCTCGACGGTCGAGAACACGTCGCGCTTGAGCAGCACGCCCTCGGTCCAGCGCGCCGAGAGCATCGCGGCGTCGTCTTTCGGGAGACTCATCAAAAACTCACGCGGCTGCGGCGATGCGCAAATGATCGGCGATCCAGCGATCGAGATCGGCCAGCGCCAATGCGCTCATCGCCTGCTTCTTGGCCACCGTCTTCTCGTTGCCGCGCAGGCGCGTACCGTCGGGCTTCTTGGTGGGGGCGCTTGCGAGCGGCGGGAACAGGCCGAAATTGATGTTCATCGGCTGGAATGAGCGCGTGCCCGGCTCGATGGTCTCGATATGGCCGCCGGTGATGTGGCCGAGCAGGGATCCGAGGGCTGTTGTGATCGGCGGGCTCGCGAGTCGCTCGCCCCGTGCATCGGCCGCCGCATAGAGACCGGCGATCAGGCCGACGCTGGCGGATTCAACATAGCCTTCGCAGCCCGTCATCTGGCCGGCAAAGCGCAGCCGCGGCTGCGCGCGCAGGCGCAACTGGCCGTCGAGCAGCTTCGGCGAGTTGAGGAAGGTGTTGCGATGCAGGCCGCCGAGGCGGGCGAACTCGGCCTTCTCAAGCCCGGGGATGGTGCGGAAGATGCGCTGCTGCTCGCCGTATTTCAGCTTCGTCTGGAAGCCGACGATGTTGTAGAGCGTGCCGAGCCTGTTGTCCTGCCGCAGCTGGACGATCGCGTAAGCCTTCGTCGTGGGATCGTGCGGATTGGTGAGACCGACCGGCTTCATCGGGCCGTGGCGCAACGTCTCGGGGCCGCGCTCCGCCATCACCTCGATCGGCAGGCAGCCGTCGAAATAGGGCGTGTTGGTTTCCCATTCCTTGAACTCGGTCTTCTCGCCGGCAATCAGCGCTGCGACGAAGCCGTCATACTGCTCCTTGGTCATGGGGCAGTTGATGTAGTCGGCACCGGTGCCGCCGGGGCCGACCTTGTCATAGCGCGACTGGAACCAGGCCACCGACATATCGATGGATTCGCGATGCACGATCGGCGCGATGGCGTCGAAGAAGGCGAGGGCATTCTCGTCCGTGAGTTCGCGGATGGCATCGGCCAGCGGGGCCGAGGTGAGGGGCCCGGTCGCGACGATGACGTTGCCCCACTCGGCCGGCGGCAGGCCTTTGATCTCGCCGCGGGCGATCTCGATCAGGGGATGGTCGTTCAACGCCTTGGTGACTGCGGCGGAGAAGCCGTCGCGGTCCACGGCCAGCGCGCCGCCGGCGGGCACCTGGTTGGCGTCGGCCGCGCGCATGATCAGCGAGTCGAGGCGGCGCATCTCGGCATGGAGCAGGCCGACGGCATTGTTGGCGGCGTCGTCCGAGCGGAACGAATTGGAGCAAACGAGCTCGGCAAGCCCGTCGGTGCGATGCGCCTCGGTCATGCGGTCTGGCCGCATCTCGTGCAGCACCACGGGCACGCCGGCCTTGGCCACTTGCCAGGCAGCTTCGGAGCCAGCAAGGCCGGCGCCGATGACGTGCACGGGTTGGGATAGGGGTCCTGTCATGGGGCGGACAGGTAGCGCTTTTCGGCGGTCAGTGGAATCGCCGAGATCGAGTTTTCTGCCACCGGATGCGACAACGCCCGCACGAGGCGGGCGCTATCGGTTCGACCGATGAAGGGCTGAACAGGTTCAGCCCTGGAACTGACCGGCGGCAACGCGCGGGATGTCCGAGCGATCGAGGCCGATGTCGGCCAGTTCGCGATCGCTGAGCTGGGACAGCTCGGAAACATTGCGCTGATAGTCCCGGAAAGCCTGGATCATGCGGATGAGTGAGAGCAGCATTGGTAGTCTCCTGTAGTTCGATTCAGCCCTTGCCCGGGCCTCATCGTTGAAATGAATATAGGTGAGAGAAGTGCAGTGCAAAAGTTCCGATGTTGCGATGCAGCTAAGCGTGAAATGCATGGCGTGGGTAAGAGACGTTTAACCTCTCGGCGCTCCCGCCCAGCAAGTGGGCAAAATCACCGGTCCGTGACGATAACTCCCCGTGAAATCACGGCTTTACCGACCGGTTGACTATTCCGATTGCTGAGGAAATAAGTTGCAGTTCCGTGGTCTGCAAGGCTTTGGCCTAGCCCGAAGATCTAGCTCCGGCATGCGCGAATCGCATGATGGGGGACCCATGAATGTAAATACTTATTCATTTGTTAGCGGTGCGACCCGGCTCCCTCATGCCTCGGAAGTCGCTTCGCCCCGCATGGGGTTCGCAGGGACTTATGATCGCTCAGCGGATTTCAGCTTGATGGTGCGTCGCACACGCTGAACGTGCGATCTTGATTACAGAGTTGTAATGAAAATCAGAAATTTCGCATGCGGCTCTGCGTGGCGCGCAACATCACGCAATTCTCGCGGGGATTTTATTGCGACAAGTTGCCGCGTCGGCAGCAAAGTCAATGTCGCAGATTCCGGCAATGTCGCCGGATCTGTCCCAAGAACAAGAGAAGGAAAGTAACATCATGACGAAGTTACTCGGGGTTATTGCAATTGCCGCCGTCGCACTCGCCGTCGCGCCGGCCCAGGCTGCCAAGCACAGCATGGGCGGCTGCAGCTCGGGCAATCTTGAGAAGACCGAGACCGCGGTCGAGGGAATGCAGGACGGCGACGGCAAGCTGGCCGCGCAGAAGGAAATTGCCTCCGCGCAGGACGCCATGCTCAACGGCAAAATGGGTGCGTGCGGCATGCACCTGAACAAGGCGATGCACGCCACCATGGGCAAGTAAGCGGGTAGGACGACGCAATCCAAGAGAGGGCCGGTCGCCGGGCGATCGGCCCTACGCGTTTTTCTGAGCGCGTCTTACGGGGCGTGCGCGAGCTGGGTGGCGAAATAAGCCACTGTCCTGGAATAGACTTCGCTCTTGTTCCACTGCTGGAGCACCGCGAAGTTCGGGCTGCCCGGCTGCCAATCCTTGCCCTTCTGCCAGCCATAGCCGGCGAGATAATTGGCCGTGGACGCCAGCACGTCGGGTGCGTTGTGCAGGAGGTCACGCTTGCCATTGCCGTCGAAATCGACGGCGTACTTCATCCAGGATGACGGCATGAACTGGGTCTGGCCGAGCTCGCCGGCCCAGGCTCCCTTCATGTCGGCGGGCGCGAGATCGCCGCGCTGGACGATGCGCAGCGCATCCATCAACTCGCCGCGGAACTGCTCGGCGCGCCGGCAGTCATAAGCCAGCGTCGCCAGCGAGCGGATGGTGGCGAACTTGCCGGTGTTGACGCCGAAATCGGTCTCGAGACCCCAGATCGCGACCAGGACTTCGCCCGGCACGCCATAGCTCTGCTCGATGCGCGACAGCACCGATCCGTATTGCTTCATCATGTTGGAGCCGCGCATCATCCGCGGCGGCACCATGCGGCCGGAAAACTCCTCAAAGGTCTGGGTGAAGACCTTTTGCGACTTGTCACGGTTGAGCACGCTCTGGTCCAGCGTAACACCGGCCAGGCCCGCGGTGATGGCCTGTTGCGAGATCCCCTTGGCGGCAGCCTCGGTTTTGAAATCCGTAAGCCAGGCGTCAAAATTGCCCGAGCCGCAAGCGACCGCGGCGAGAGCGGGCTCGACGGACACGATGGAGGCTGAAAGGGCGAGGGCTGCGAGAGCGAGACGAGAAATCGTCAGGGTCATCAGAGGTAATTGATTCCGTGAAGGGATATGACCAACGACAGCAATCTCTGATGTAACCGCGGCCAAAGCAAGGCGTCTGAGAGCAGCCGATCCCGCCAGAGATGAGGGGGATCGGCCGTAATGAGATCGCTTGTCCGTTGACCTATTCTTTATTCCGCCACGGGAAGAGATTGGCCGGGAAGTCGGCCGCCGGCTTGCGCGGACGTTGCGGCGGAGGCGGCACCGGCCGGGCACCGGGCTCGGAGACGATGACCTTGCGGTAGAGATGCCAGGTGGCGTGGCCGAGCAGGGGGATCACGACGGCGAGCCCGAGGAACGCGGGGATCGTGCCGAGTGCGAGCAGCACCGCGACGATCAAGCCCCAGGCCGCCATCGGCACCGGGTTCTTCGCGACGACGCGCAGCGAGGTCACCATCGCCTCGAACGCGCCGGCGTGGCGGTCGAGCATCAGCGGGAATGACACGGCGCTGATGCAGAGCGCCGCGAGCGCGAACAGGAAGCCCGTGCCACAGCCGACCACGATCAGCCACCAGCCCTGCGATGTCGTCAGCACGCGCGTCGCGAAATCCGAGATTCCGGACACGCCCTCGTAGCCGAACGCCGCCACGTAGATTGCCTGCGCGGTCGCGACCCAAGTCACGAACAAGGCGAGCAGAAGGACACCGAGGCCAAGCATGGCGCTGAAGGACGGCGAGCGCAGCACTTCCATGGCGTCCCAGGCGCTGGCTTCTTCATAGCGTTCGCGACGGCTGGAGAGCTCGTAGAGGCCGAGCGCTGCGAACGGGCCGATCAGGGCGAAGCCCGCGGCGAGCGGAAACAGCAGTGGAATGACCGAATAGCCCATTGCCACGCGGGCGATCACCAGGCCGAGCACCGGATAGATCACGCACAGAATGATTGCGTGGCTTGGAACGGCCTTGAAATCTTCCCAGCCGCGCTTGAGCGCGTCATGCAGGTCGGACAATTGGATGGTTCGGATCACCGGTCCAGCCGCGTCTGCGGTCTGGCCCATCGTGGGGACATTGCCCTGATAGAGTGTGGCCATGGTCGGCTTGCTCCCTTGTCACGCAGCCGAATTCGGCGCCGACAACGGCGCAAGCGGCCGCTCTTCTGAGTTTCGCGAGTCCAACCAGACGCGAATTCCGGATGGCATCGCGAGCTGAAGAAGAAGCGTACGCCCATTTCCGAGTCCTGTCCCTCACGCTTGGGTGAGATTCGTTGCCGCAGTGCAACCTCGATGACGTCATCCTGTCGTCATTTCGCCGCAGATAAGCTCATGCTGTTTGTGGTTCGCGGAACTTCGCGGGCGCACCGACGTAAGTTCGTCTATAAGGGCCCACTCAGGGCCTTCCAACGGGATCCTTTTCGGGGAGCAGACATGAGCATTTTCGGGAAAATCATGGGCGCAATTTTCGGCAGCCATACGGCTTCCGCTGCGCCCGCAGGCAGCGCACCCTCGGGCAGTGCGCCAGCCGGGGCCGCACCGGGCGGATCCGCGCCAGCGTCTGCGCCGGCTGCCGCGCCCGCGGCAACGGTGGACGTCGCTGCGATCGTCGACGCGGCCGTCGCTGCTCATAAGGGCGAGAAGCTGGAATGGCGCACCTCGATCGTCGACCTCATGAAAGCGCTCGACGTCGATTCGAGCCTGGCTGCGCGCAAAGATCTCGCCAAGGAGCTCGGCTACACCGGCGACATGAACGACTCCGCCAGCATGAACGTCTGGCTGCACAAGCAGGTGATGTCCAAGCTCGCCGCCAATGGCGGCAAGCTGCCGCCTGAAATCAAGCATTGACCGACGCGCATCGGCCGACGCCAAGCAACTAAAAAAGGGCTCGCGATTTTGCGGGCCCTTTTTCATTCAGGCCACGAGATCCGCATCCTCCGGATGCCTGTCGAGATAATCGACGACGAAGCCGCATCCCGCGATCACCTTTCGGCCGTCGCGGCGGATCAGATCGAGCGCGCCTTTGATCAACTCGGAGGCGATGCCGCGGCCGCGCAGCGCACGCGGCGTCTCGGTGTGGGTGATGACGACAGCCGTCGGCGTCAGCCGGTAATTGGCGAACGCGAGCTCATGACCGGTCCCTTGGCCGACATCGAGTTCAAACCGGCTCATGTCCTTGTTGTCGCGCACCGATGCCGCCATGCCTGATCCTTCCGAAGCCATCCTTGTCTTCTGATCTAGGCGCCTGATCCCGCGTTTGCCAAGGCGCGACCAAGGAGATTGTCGCAGGGGAGATATCTGCAAATTGCGTGACCCTCAAACTCGCCGTCATCGCGAAGAGCGAGATGCTTCCGCAGGGGCAGTCTGGATTGCTTCGCTTCGCTCGCAATGACGGGACTAGACTACGCCTTCACCAGGTCCTGATAGTCCGGATGCTTCTCGATCCACGCCTTCACGAACGGACATTCCGGGATCACCTTCAAGCCAGCGGCGCGGACCTGGTCGAGCGCGCCTTGCACCAGTATTGAACCGACGCCTCTGCCGCCGAGCTCTTTCGGCACGTCGGTATGCTCGAACGTGATGACATTGCCGTCGAGCTTGTAATGCTCGGTCGCGAGGTGGCCTTCCAGTTCCAGCTCGAAGCGGTGATGGGCCCTGTTGTTGATGACGTCACTCATGTCGTCTCCAGTCAGCTCTTTAGCGATTCCGTCAGCATCTTGCGGATCGACCAGGCTTCACCGTCGGAGGAGCCCTTGATGTCGTCGATCTTCCAGCCGCCAGCCTCGCGCACGAAGTCGTAACGCACGATCTGGTCGGCGGGCTTGCGGTCGTTGCGGTGGCCGGTGATGGTCACCGTCAGCGTCGCCTTGTCTGCCTCCGTCTTCTCCGCGTCAACCTTGAACGATTTCACGTCCGGCTCCTGCGAATTGGTGACGGGATCGAAATCGATCGGCCCGACGTCGCCCTTCGGCGTATGCGCGTCCGCCTTGGCCCACAGCGCAACCAGCGCCCTGGAGAGGTATCTGGCCTTTGCTGCCTTATTCTCGGTGACGAAGGCGGCGCCGCCATCGCCCTTGCCCTTGGCGGCGCGCGTGTAGATCGCGGTCAGGATGGCTGCGGGATCGCCGGGGGCAGGCGCTTGAGCGAAGGCGGGCTTGATGGCGGCGAGGAGGGAGGCGGCAATGAAACTGCGGCGGGTGAGCATGGATCGTCCCTGAGATGATGATGCGCGACCACAGGCCGAAATGGCCATGTCAGCGCAGTATCTCAGTAGACCGACGCAGGCGTGACTTGGTTCAATCCGCCGCCCTGGCGAGGCGCGCATCTTCCGGCTGAGGTTTTGGGCGCAGGCAGCCTTGGCAGATGACCAGGGACCGATTGACCCTGGCGTCCTGGTCGGCGTCGATTTCGTCGCGCTCGGGCTGGGCAGCCGTGCGCGTTACGAGCGAGGGGCCGGGAGTAGAACGCGGCTGATTAGGGTCCTGGCCGGCGCCATCCCACGCATAGCGCGCGGGCTTGAATGCGGGAACGGAGGCGAGTTGGGCTTGCGGGGCCACCGCACATCCGGCGAGCGCTAACGTGAGCAGGAGAACGACGGGCGCTTTGACCATGATGCGGTACTCTGTACGCAAGAACTGATGCAGGTTGCGCCGATCATGTTTAAAATTCCCTCAACGCGCGCATGGATGACACCCGGTCGGCGGCCTTGCGAGGTCGTTCTCCATGGCGATAAATGGGCCGCAATAATCGGATGGCGTGCGTGCCATTCGCCGTCCAAGAGGAAGCCCGATGCAGCCGCTCCGCATGTCCCGCCGTGTCATGAATCTCGCTCATATGCTGACGCAGAATGCGCGGCGGCATGGTTCTCGGCCCGGTTTCGTCTGGGGGGACAAATCCTGGACCTGGCGCGAGATAGATGCGCAAGTCTCGGCTCTCGCGGCGGCGCTTGCCGCGCGCGGCATCGCCAAGGG encodes:
- a CDS encoding MFS transporter, with the translated sequence MTIATAATADLDTGITEQQVIKKIAWRLMPLIIICYFFAFFDRVNIAFAKSALQTDLGLSNTAYGFGASLFVVGYVLLEVPSNMLLYRFGARRWIARIMISWGLATAAMIFVRTEWQFYALRFVIGAMEAGFAPGILYYLTLWFPKSHRGRMTSVFFLATAFSGIIGAPIAGLILNYLNGLYGLAGWQWLFLAGGLPCVALGLVVLLRLDDGIEQAKWLSNDERRMISFQLDRQNSGIGGHSAWRSLLMPGVLLLGFIYFLIQIASYGLNFWAPDLIKAAGGGSAAAVGFLTAVPYICGAISMLVVGRLSDASGERPKFVAGLILAAAVGFFATGAFDRNVVTLVAALAILGGGVVAAIPTFWTLPPKILAGAGAASGIALINTLGQVGGIVSPVMVGSVKDATGSTTPALYVIGGLCVLCAVLLLTVLPRDLKASDVAEPH
- a CDS encoding CAP domain-containing protein encodes the protein MRRRATLLIAGLMLLAAAPAGAAESAAEQISGFRLKHGEGRVVRDTTLDRIAMDQARAMAAKDDLSHDALGPFNKRVAPSGAGRAAENIAYGYDNFEKTLGQWIDSSGHRKNLLLHNASRVGIASAKNASGKRTYWAMVIAGDYELKPGKGKGKKDSEPLVAVKREVTPTGKPKATNCHVKLLGLCI
- a CDS encoding serine/threonine protein kinase encodes the protein MSLPKDDAAMLSARWTEGVLLKRDVFSTVERGRFKHDTVEVDAVLRRLDEVPWWSFLLARHLFAREKHALALAKGLNVGPELLWAGRRALVRGFVDGVALHLAKPHGDLAYFRSAKAALRRLRRAGICHNDLAKEQNWLVGRDGRAYVTDFQLAACFNRRGRLYRILAYEDLRHLLKHKRSYAPEALTPRERKILAKKSFAASLWLVTGKKVYRAITRGLFNFTDREGGGRRLVNDAPVLAALIRQNPAVRDTAIVAFADRRSGVGLYAFVEADQAALESQLRNALTAAKGPKPPEHIQVVHALPRDPSGKPRTEILQLVAMNQLDLIEPMMKNDQDRAFLKDILEQRKNLRDRFNFEADLPTG
- the trmFO gene encoding methylenetetrahydrofolate--tRNA-(uracil(54)-C(5))-methyltransferase (FADH(2)-oxidizing) TrmFO, whose product is MTGPLSQPVHVIGAGLAGSEAAWQVAKAGVPVVLHEMRPDRMTEAHRTDGLAELVCSNSFRSDDAANNAVGLLHAEMRRLDSLIMRAADANQVPAGGALAVDRDGFSAAVTKALNDHPLIEIARGEIKGLPPAEWGNVIVATGPLTSAPLADAIRELTDENALAFFDAIAPIVHRESIDMSVAWFQSRYDKVGPGGTGADYINCPMTKEQYDGFVAALIAGEKTEFKEWETNTPYFDGCLPIEVMAERGPETLRHGPMKPVGLTNPHDPTTKAYAIVQLRQDNRLGTLYNIVGFQTKLKYGEQQRIFRTIPGLEKAEFARLGGLHRNTFLNSPKLLDGQLRLRAQPRLRFAGQMTGCEGYVESASVGLIAGLYAAADARGERLASPPITTALGSLLGHITGGHIETIEPGTRSFQPMNINFGLFPPLASAPTKKPDGTRLRGNEKTVAKKQAMSALALADLDRWIADHLRIAAAA
- a CDS encoding DUF1127 domain-containing protein, encoding MLLSLIRMIQAFRDYQRNVSELSQLSDRELADIGLDRSDIPRVAAGQFQG
- a CDS encoding lytic murein transglycosylase, which produces MTLTISRLALAALALSASIVSVEPALAAVACGSGNFDAWLTDFKTEAAAKGISQQAITAGLAGVTLDQSVLNRDKSQKVFTQTFEEFSGRMVPPRMMRGSNMMKQYGSVLSRIEQSYGVPGEVLVAIWGLETDFGVNTGKFATIRSLATLAYDCRRAEQFRGELMDALRIVQRGDLAPADMKGAWAGELGQTQFMPSSWMKYAVDFDGNGKRDLLHNAPDVLASTANYLAGYGWQKGKDWQPGSPNFAVLQQWNKSEVYSRTVAYFATQLAHAP
- a CDS encoding DUF2189 domain-containing protein, which codes for MATLYQGNVPTMGQTADAAGPVIRTIQLSDLHDALKRGWEDFKAVPSHAIILCVIYPVLGLVIARVAMGYSVIPLLFPLAAGFALIGPFAALGLYELSSRRERYEEASAWDAMEVLRSPSFSAMLGLGVLLLALFVTWVATAQAIYVAAFGYEGVSGISDFATRVLTTSQGWWLIVVGCGTGFLFALAALCISAVSFPLMLDRHAGAFEAMVTSLRVVAKNPVPMAAWGLIVAVLLALGTIPAFLGLAVVIPLLGHATWHLYRKVIVSEPGARPVPPPPQRPRKPAADFPANLFPWRNKE
- a CDS encoding DUF3597 domain-containing protein, encoding MSIFGKIMGAIFGSHTASAAPAGSAPSGSAPAGAAPGGSAPASAPAAAPAATVDVAAIVDAAVAAHKGEKLEWRTSIVDLMKALDVDSSLAARKDLAKELGYTGDMNDSASMNVWLHKQVMSKLAANGGKLPPEIKH
- a CDS encoding GNAT family N-acetyltransferase, yielding MAASVRDNKDMSRFELDVGQGTGHELAFANYRLTPTAVVITHTETPRALRGRGIASELIKGALDLIRRDGRKVIAGCGFVVDYLDRHPEDADLVA
- a CDS encoding GNAT family N-acetyltransferase; amino-acid sequence: MSDVINNRAHHRFELELEGHLATEHYKLDGNVITFEHTDVPKELGGRGVGSILVQGALDQVRAAGLKVIPECPFVKAWIEKHPDYQDLVKA
- a CDS encoding DUF3828 domain-containing protein produces the protein MLTRRSFIAASLLAAIKPAFAQAPAPGDPAAILTAIYTRAAKGKGDGGAAFVTENKAAKARYLSRALVALWAKADAHTPKGDVGPIDFDPVTNSQEPDVKSFKVDAEKTEADKATLTVTITGHRNDRKPADQIVRYDFVREAGGWKIDDIKGSSDGEAWSIRKMLTESLKS